The window TCAACAGAAGGAGGTTCCCAGATGAATCAACCACTCAATCACTATCATCTTGGAAATGACCAGCGGATATTTGTGGCACCGCTTGTAGGAGGTTTCCTTGGAGGCTTGTTAGGCAGTGCGATAACTCCAAGGCCCTTTGGGTATGGGTATGGGTTCGGAGCTCCAGTATATCCTCCATACGGCTATGGTTCGCCTTACATGTATAGGCCGCCGTTTGGCTACCCTTATTACCCATATTGATCCGAGAGGGCTGCCCCCAAAAGGAGCAGCCTTTTTTATGTTTAAGGAAATTATAATTTTCGCGCTGTGGATAACTTTTTTTACTGAGCGTATCTACGTCTAGCTCCAGCGCCTACGCGTGCGCAAACTTCAGGCCTCCTCCCTACGATAAGTCATCATCGAATCGCTAGCGCTCTTCGTGATTCCTTTATCTCAGTCGAAGTCCCTCCATTTTGTACGGCGATGACCACTAAGGAAAGCTCCTCAGAATAAACATCGCAGGGACAGGCGGCACTTTGCCTGTCACGAAGGCGCTTGCGCTTTTGTTCTTATTTTCAGTTTTCAAATAATAAAATGCAGGGTACAGGATGGTAGTGGGGAGAATTTGGAAGGGTGGTTTGCTTTCTATACATGTTGCTGGTGTGGTAAAATGGAAGGACATAGAAAACGACTAAATTCCAGATTAAGCTTACTACTACGACTTCAGTACTTGCTTACTATTACAATCGCATTAGATTACTAGCCTTCCTCCACTCAATTCCGTTCACCACAAAACTAACTCTTTGCATCTGCATAGTTCAAATATTCAATTTTAATAAAAGATGAAGCTACTTGTGCATGTATTTTATTGCAATTTTCTTCCTTGGGGAAGATGGTGGTTTAAGGTTTTTCCACTAATCGTTAGTTATCAAGTCTTTTCTGTCAAAATCCGCCTATAATGGATATTATGAATGAATTTAAACGGCTATACGGTTGGATGAAAAAAACACATTTATAGTGCTGGCTAAGAAATAGAATTGCGGTCGCAGACGATCTCACAGATATCAGCTTTAAAACAACATGATGCATAAACAGCCATTGTATTAAGTATGTTTAGGCGAGGGAGGGACAAAAGATGGAACTAGAATTCTTAGTTACAATGCTCAAGGAAAGCGGCTATACCGGTCTGTTTTTATGGATACTGCTAGGTGCCTCCACACTGCCTGTTCCTAATGAACTTATTATGATGACAATCGGCCTTGCTGCCTCACAGACTCCATCTCATGCAGGTCCAATATTTCTAACTACCATTGCTGGTGTTCTGTCGGCTGTCAGCGGTAGCTACTTGCTTGGGAGGCTTATTGGCCACCCGCTCCTTCAGTTCTTGCTAAGAAAAGAACGTTTTGCCAAGAAGCTTTCATCCTCACAGCGACTCATGGAAAAATACCATGCATATTCCCTTTCCTTCAGTTACTTCCTGCCTGGAGCACGCAGTATCATCCCGTTCCTATATGGATTCAGTAAGCTTTCTTTTCGGAAATTCGCTTTATATGCATACAGCGGTGCAACGTTGTGGGTATTTATTATGTTCACAGCGGGTTACCTTTTCGGGGATCATATAGACGTGGCAGTAGCATATGCCGGGGAGATAGGACTCGTGATTTTAATCCTTGCAGCTATTATCATTGCCACCGTTAAGCGCCACCGCAAAAGGAAGCCCTCTGGTGATGACTTGGATCAACCAATTGTTCGAGCAACAGTTCCAGCACTTCAAAAACCGGAATAGGAAGCAGAGCATGATCCTGCTTCCTCTGTCCTAGATTTCGTTTCTGTGTTCGAAAAGGTCGATGGCTCCCAATACAACATGGGCAAGGCCGAACCCCATAACCGTGTTGGATAAGGTTTTATTAACCCCATTGTTTCGGGACATCGCGTAGCCGGCCGCAGTAACAGCTGTTCCAAGTAGTGTTGGGACAAGCCCTTCTCTGTTCATCACCATGCGCGCTCACCTCATTCGAATTTTTGTCCGACCACACTTTATGTTTCGGACATACATAGTATTAGCAGTTCGTTTTTTTATAAAATAGAATATTTTATATGGAAAGTAGGGGTTTGGATGGAATTGAAGGATACCATGATTGAAGCGCTTGGCATAGAAATTACCTTGCTTAAAAAAGGCAGGGTTGAAGCAACGATGCCTGTAGATGGAAGGACACGCCAGCCTTTCGGTCTATTGCATGGCGGGGCATCTGTGGCTCTTGCGGAAACGGTGGCCAGTATCGGTGCGTACGAATTGGTCGACAAAGAATCTGAAGGAGTCGCTGGGCTCGAAATAAATGCGAACCATATTCGTGGCAAATCGGAAGGCGTCGTCAAAGCTGTAGCAACGGTCTTGCATCAGGGCAGGACAACGCAGGTGTGGGATATCAAAATAACGGATGAACAGGATAAATTGATTTGTGTTTCCAGATGTACAATGGCGGTTCTCAAGCTTAAAAAATAAGAAACAGGGCAGCCGAGAATGCTGCCCCTTTTTTTGTGCATTTTTGTTCAGGCTTATTGTTAAAAAATTTAAAAATTTCGTCTTCTTCCGTGCTATAATATAATTAATTATTTTTTAATATAGAGCACACGCACAATTATTTGTACAGGTTCCTTTATATAATGTAGTACAAGGCGTGTAGGGAAGGAGGGACGAAGTGACAGCGAAAAAGCAGTATTTGTTTATTGATTTTGAATTTACCATGCCAGAGAGGAATGTAAGGTCCAGGGAGTTTTATCCAGAGATTATTGAAGCAGGCATTGTGGCTGTTGTAGATAACAAAATTCATTCCCAGTTTTCCGCCTATGTTGTGCCAGCGCGGTTCCCAATCCTATCAGAACGTTGCAAATCATTCTTACATATTTCCCAGCAGCAAATTAACTCAGGGATACCATTTTCCGAGTTGGTCAAGCACTTTGAAGAACTGGGCCGGGGATACGACAACACAATCGTTACATGGGGAAACATGGACATGAAGGTGCTTCGGCAAAATTGCACCGCCTCAGGGCTGCCATTCCCGCTGAAGGGACATGAAATTGATCTTTCGATGGAGTACAAACGGTTTTTTGGGGACCAAAACCAGACAGGGCTTTGGAAGGCTGTCCAGGAATATGGAAAGGAAGGGACAGGGAAGCATCACCGCGCCCTAGATGATGCGCTAACCACTTACAATATCTTTAAGCTTGTAGAAAAAGATAAGCGTTATCTTGGAAAGCCTAAGCCGACAACAATTGGCGACAGGGTTGACTTTTCAAAGCTATTGAACGAATTCGCATAAAAGGCCAAATCACTATCATGTGATTTGGCCTTTGTATTTATTTAAAGTAGTCTTGCTCGAGAGCTTCAATATTCCGAAGGCTCATGTCGGCAAATGCGCTATCGTCACTTTCGAGTTCGGCCCTCATTTTCCCAAGTGCTTCTTTTAAGGAGACTTTATATTCCGGAACTTCGCCTTCATATTTCTTAACCATTTGTTTTGGGATGACTGCGCCTTCCCGGTATGAAAGTGCTCGCCTCTCATGGAAAAAGCCAACTTCTGCATCCTTTGGATGATGGAGGTCGCCCTGCAGAGGGTGCTTTAAAACGGCCAATACACGGACCAGCATCCCGGCAGGCCTTTCCTCTACGAATTCCGCTATGTATTTTCCGGTCTTGTATATTCCCGTTACTATTTCTCCTTGATTAAATCCGGACAAGTGGATCAACTCCCATTTCACAAATTTGCATTTGCTATTATTATGAAGGAAGATTATTCAAAAACAAAGTGCAAAACATCAACAAATCAGGTAAATTAGAACAATGGAGGGATGCTAATATGAAAAAGAAATTTCTCACGTCTATATTCGGCGCTATGCTAATTCTATCTGCTTGCGGGACATCCGAGGACAATGCCGATAAGAATAACAACAATGGTAACGGTGGCAATACGAGCGAAGAAGCACCAAAGGAAAACAAGGCCCAGGAACAAGCAAAGGCTCCTGAAGGCGGTTATCCACAGCTATCGACAGAAGTTGCTGAAAATGAGCGGCTTGTCGAGATGGTGACCTCGATGGGAACAATCAAAATCAAACTGTTCCCCGACCTTGCACCAAAAACGGTTGACAACTTCATTAAACTGAGTGAAAAGAATTATTATGATGGCGTTATATTCCACAGGGTCATCAAGGACTTCATGATTCAGGGCGGCGACCCCGACGGAACTGGCATGGGCGGAGAAAGCGCATTTGGAGCTCCATTTGAGGATGAATTTAATCAAAGTCTGATGAATTTCCGCGGCGCACTTTCAATGGCTAACTCTGGACCAAACACAAATGGCAGCCAGTTTTTCATCGTTCAAAAAACCAAGCTTGACGATGGGATGGCGGATCAAATGAAACAGGCGGGTTATCCGGATGAAGCCATTAAAGGGTATGAAAAAGGCGGCACGCCATGGCTTGACTTCAAGCATACTGTGTTTGGGCAGGTTGTTGAAGGAATGGATGTAGTCGACAAGATTGCTAATGTTGAAACAGGTGAAGCGGACAAGCCTGCCAAAGACGTTGTCATCAAAGATATTAAAATCGTAAAATAATCTGCTTTAACAACGGCTCTTTGTGAAGCGTTTTTAAAGACTTATTTCCAAACGGGTATGATATACTACAAATGTATTTTGCCGAGAGGAAGTAATCAAAATGGAATCCTTGGTACTGTCGCTATTTCTCTATTTTCCGGAAGATAAATCCGAATACATTCCAGCAGCCATCTCGTTTTTCTTTTTCTTTCTCGCCTGCGTCGCCACATTCTGGCTGATTCTACGCATTTCGAAAAAGGAAGCTAGCAAGGCGAAAGAGCTTGAGGAAAAGCTGCTTAAACAAGAACAATCGGGAGGAAACAGTTAAAACACTGTTTCCTTTTCATTTTGTAGTAGTCGGTTTGGAGCTTCATTAATTGATTGGCCTTCATAATTACCGTGGAGAAAAAACGAATAATCAATCAGAATATGATACCGAAAAGCTCTGTTAGAGTTGTATCGAGTACAATTTGGGTTTGTCTGCCTGACAAAATGTCCTTGAAAACCTATTTCGAGGACATTTTGAGTTTGTCTGCCTGACGAAATGTCCCTGAAAATTTATTTCGAGTACAATTTGAGCTCGGTTACCTACCAAAATGTCCCTGAAGATTCATTTGGTGGACATTTTGGGTTCAATCACTTACCGATTTGTCCTTGAGAAGTTAGCCAATAAAAGGACTTGTCCTTAAATTAGTGGCTGTCCGGGTTTTGTTCTTTGAGTGTCGATTTTTCCTCTCTGCCTATTTCATTGCCGGTTGTGAATTCGTATGAGGCTTCCACTCCGGAGTTTTTTGCCTTATTTCCTTTACGGACGCGGTATTGAGACAGGTTCCTGTAGACCATTGTAATCAACCTTTCTATTGGTGATATCTTATTTTTCGCAGGAAAAGCTGTTGTAATTCGGTAATTTCCTGTTTTTTAACTGGGAGATTAGAAAATAAGAACAATAACTGATAAAATGAAAAAGTGAATCTTCCATCAGTGGGGACCTTAATGCCCGTTAAGAGTGGGATAAACGCAAACTACACTTTATGTTTCAAGGAGAGAATTGTTGTATGAATAAGATTCTTGTATTCGGCCACAAAAATCCTGATACGGATACGATTTGTTCCGCTATTGCTTATGCGGAGTTAAAACGGAAGCTTGGCGTTAATGCAGAAGCTGTCCGGCTGGGAGATATTAATGGCGAAACTGCACATGCGCTCGCAACTTTTGGCGCAGAGGCACCACGCCTTGTTGAAAAAGTTGCCGGTGAGGCAGCGGGTGTCATTCTTGTTGACCACAATGAAAGGCAGCAGAGTGCGGATGATATAAACGAAGTTAGCATTCTTGAAGTGATCGACCATCACCGGATCGCAAACTTTGAAACAAGTGACCCGCTCTATTATCGCGCAGAGCCTGTAGGCTGCACAGCAACGATCCTGAACAAGATTTATAAGGAAAAAGGAATTGAGATTGAGAAGGCAACTGCCGGACTGATGCTGTCCGCGATCATTTCCGATTCACTTCTTTTTAAATCACCAACCTGTACCCAGGAAGATATTGATGCGGCTGCCGAGCTTGCAGAGATTGCCGGGGTTGACGCTAACGAATACGGGCTTGCCATGCTGAAAGCAGGAGCAGACCTTAGCGACAAAACGATTGCCCAATTGATTTCACTTGATGCGAAAGAATTCCAAATGGGTTCAAGCAAGGTTGAAATTGCACAAGTGAATGCAGTCGATACAAACGATGTGATGAGCAAGAAGGCTGAGCTCGAGGATGCTATCACAGCTGTTGTTAATGAGAAGGGACTTGATTTGTTCCTGTTCGTTGTCACGGATATCCTGACAAATGATTCCGTTGGCCTTGCAATCGGACGTGAAGCTTCCGCGGTCGAGCAGGCTTACAATGTTGCTCTTGTTGATAACACCGCTGTACTGAAAGGCGTTGTTTCACGGAAAAAGCAAATCGT is drawn from Bacillus sp. FJAT-18017 and contains these coding sequences:
- a CDS encoding DedA family protein, whose product is MELEFLVTMLKESGYTGLFLWILLGASTLPVPNELIMMTIGLAASQTPSHAGPIFLTTIAGVLSAVSGSYLLGRLIGHPLLQFLLRKERFAKKLSSSQRLMEKYHAYSLSFSYFLPGARSIIPFLYGFSKLSFRKFALYAYSGATLWVFIMFTAGYLFGDHIDVAVAYAGEIGLVILILAAIIIATVKRHRKRKPSGDDLDQPIVRATVPALQKPE
- a CDS encoding hotdog fold thioesterase, which translates into the protein MELKDTMIEALGIEITLLKKGRVEATMPVDGRTRQPFGLLHGGASVALAETVASIGAYELVDKESEGVAGLEINANHIRGKSEGVVKAVATVLHQGRTTQVWDIKITDEQDKLICVSRCTMAVLKLKK
- the kapD gene encoding 3'-5' exonuclease KapD, with the protein product MTAKKQYLFIDFEFTMPERNVRSREFYPEIIEAGIVAVVDNKIHSQFSAYVVPARFPILSERCKSFLHISQQQINSGIPFSELVKHFEELGRGYDNTIVTWGNMDMKVLRQNCTASGLPFPLKGHEIDLSMEYKRFFGDQNQTGLWKAVQEYGKEGTGKHHRALDDALTTYNIFKLVEKDKRYLGKPKPTTIGDRVDFSKLLNEFA
- a CDS encoding kinase-associated lipoprotein B; translation: MSGFNQGEIVTGIYKTGKYIAEFVEERPAGMLVRVLAVLKHPLQGDLHHPKDAEVGFFHERRALSYREGAVIPKQMVKKYEGEVPEYKVSLKEALGKMRAELESDDSAFADMSLRNIEALEQDYFK
- a CDS encoding peptidylprolyl isomerase — translated: MKKKFLTSIFGAMLILSACGTSEDNADKNNNNGNGGNTSEEAPKENKAQEQAKAPEGGYPQLSTEVAENERLVEMVTSMGTIKIKLFPDLAPKTVDNFIKLSEKNYYDGVIFHRVIKDFMIQGGDPDGTGMGGESAFGAPFEDEFNQSLMNFRGALSMANSGPNTNGSQFFIVQKTKLDDGMADQMKQAGYPDEAIKGYEKGGTPWLDFKHTVFGQVVEGMDVVDKIANVETGEADKPAKDVVIKDIKIVK
- a CDS encoding manganese-dependent inorganic pyrophosphatase codes for the protein MNKILVFGHKNPDTDTICSAIAYAELKRKLGVNAEAVRLGDINGETAHALATFGAEAPRLVEKVAGEAAGVILVDHNERQQSADDINEVSILEVIDHHRIANFETSDPLYYRAEPVGCTATILNKIYKEKGIEIEKATAGLMLSAIISDSLLFKSPTCTQEDIDAAAELAEIAGVDANEYGLAMLKAGADLSDKTIAQLISLDAKEFQMGSSKVEIAQVNAVDTNDVMSKKAELEDAITAVVNEKGLDLFLFVVTDILTNDSVGLAIGREASAVEQAYNVALVDNTAVLKGVVSRKKQIVPVLTETFQKRNQK